A segment of the Streptomyces sp. Tu 2975 genome:
TCAGGCTTGCACATGCCCCGCAAACACCGCGAAGCGGCCGGCAATTGACGGCTCCGGCCGCTTCGGTGTAGGTGCCGTCGGGGTGACGGCGAGGGGTCAGTTCCCGCCTGTGGCGGTCTGCCGGAACAGCCATTCGGACTTGAGTTCGGCATAGCCCGGCTTGATGACGTCATTGATCATCGCCAGTCGTTCATCGAAAGGGATGAACGCGGACTTCATCGCGTTGACGGTGAACCACTGCATGTCGTCGAGCGTGTATCCGAACGCCTCGGTCAGCAGCTCGAACTCGCGGCTCATGCTGGTGCCGCTCATCAGCCGGTTGTCGGTGTTGACCGTGGTCCTGAAGTGCAGCTTCCGCAGCAGCCCGATGGGATGTGCCGCGATGGAGTCGGCGGCGCCCGTCTGCAGGTTGGAGGTGGGGCACATCTCCAGGGGGATGCGCTTGTCGCGTACGTAGGCGGCGAGCCGGCCCAGCTTCACCGAGCCGTCGTCCGCCACCTCGATGTCGTCGATGATCCTCACGCCGTGCCCGAGCCGGTCGGCGCCGCACCACTGGAGCGCCTGCCAGATCGACGGCAGCCCGAACGCCTCGCCCGCGTGGATGGTGAAGTGGTTGTTCTCGCGCTTCAGGTACTCGAAGGCGTCGAGGTGCCTGGTGGGCGGGAAACCCGCCTCGGCGCCGGCGATGTCGAACCCGACGACGCCGTTGTCGCGGTAGCGGTTGGCGAGTTCGGCGATCTCCAGCGCGCGGGCGGCGTGCCGCATCGCGGTGAGCAGCGCGCCGACCCGGATCCGGTGCCCGCTCCCGCGGGCCAGCCGCTCCCCCTCGCGGAAGCCCTCGTTGACCGCCTCGACGACCTCCTCGAGGCTCAGGCCGCCTTCGAGGTGCTGCTCGGGGGCGTAGCGGATCTCGGCGTAGACGACCCCGTCCTCCGCCAGGTCCTGTGCGCATTCCGCGGCCACGCGGAACAGCGCGTCGCGGGACTGCATCACGGCACAGGTGTGCGCGAAGGTCTCCAGGTAGCGCTCCAGCGAGCCCGAGTCCGCGGCCTCGCGGAACCAGATGCCGAGCTTGTCGGGTTCGGTCTCCGGAAGGGCCTCGTACCCGGCGTCGTGGGCGAGTTCGATGATCGTGCCCGGCCGCAGACCGCCGTCCAGGTGGTCGTGGAGCAGCACCTTCGGGGCGCGGCTGATCTGGTCCGCGGTGGGCGAATTGAGGGTCTGGCTCGTCATCTGCGCACTCTAGCCCCTACGCGCGTAGAGCGCGCCCCCTCGGATCGCCTGTCGATACGTAACAGTGACCGTGCGTACGGGTGGAGTACACCTCGGCTTCTGAGACTGTTCTGCCATGGCACACCACGCACTGCCCCGGTGGTGGGGGCGTCCGGCCGCTGAGGCCGCAGCGGCGAACGCCCTCGGTGGGACGACCGTCGCACGGGCCGAACCAGGGGGCCGGACACCGCGGGCGAGGCTCGGCAGCCTGCCGGGGCGTTCCGGCGTACGGAACGACGGGCGGGACCCGGCGGTGGCGGGGGCGGTGCTGCTGCTGCCGGACGGCGAGCCGGAGTCGGCACGC
Coding sequences within it:
- a CDS encoding adenosine deaminase; the encoded protein is MTSQTLNSPTADQISRAPKVLLHDHLDGGLRPGTIIELAHDAGYEALPETEPDKLGIWFREAADSGSLERYLETFAHTCAVMQSRDALFRVAAECAQDLAEDGVVYAEIRYAPEQHLEGGLSLEEVVEAVNEGFREGERLARGSGHRIRVGALLTAMRHAARALEIAELANRYRDNGVVGFDIAGAEAGFPPTRHLDAFEYLKRENNHFTIHAGEAFGLPSIWQALQWCGADRLGHGVRIIDDIEVADDGSVKLGRLAAYVRDKRIPLEMCPTSNLQTGAADSIAAHPIGLLRKLHFRTTVNTDNRLMSGTSMSREFELLTEAFGYTLDDMQWFTVNAMKSAFIPFDERLAMINDVIKPGYAELKSEWLFRQTATGGN